One window from the genome of Mycolicibacterium gadium encodes:
- a CDS encoding cyclin family protein → MKAKQSNQAKQRKQAKQRKQVKRSAPVRGTDERRNPRNGGRPAEAPSRRKPARDQRPRRSAPQTARDQRPRRSAPQTAPIPRPAGAPARPKSSGQAKARAKARKAKAPKVIRPPLRERILVTLSSVDLRPRALIARVPFVVLVIGSLGAGLGTTLWLSTDAAERSYQLGNARETNQALLQQKEALERDVLEAQAAPALAEAARGLGMIPSRDTAHLVQDPSGNWIVVGTPKPAEGVPPPPLNTPLPEEAPPAPPQAPAARVTEPRELTVRIPERPALVPTPGASQPIPGISQPVPIPAVPPAATPGVEVPHATQGTLPALGPLPATPAAPSAPVIQQPLQVPPVEAAPQAPGPVAPIPGAPA, encoded by the coding sequence ATGAAGGCCAAGCAGAGCAATCAGGCAAAACAACGCAAGCAGGCCAAGCAGCGCAAGCAGGTCAAGCGTTCGGCACCTGTGCGCGGGACCGACGAGCGTCGCAACCCCCGAAACGGTGGTCGTCCCGCCGAAGCGCCCTCGCGCCGCAAGCCCGCCCGCGACCAGCGGCCGCGGCGGTCCGCGCCGCAGACCGCCCGCGACCAGCGGCCGCGGCGGTCCGCGCCGCAGACCGCCCCGATTCCGCGGCCCGCCGGTGCTCCGGCCCGGCCGAAGAGCTCCGGCCAGGCCAAGGCACGCGCCAAGGCGCGTAAGGCCAAGGCGCCCAAGGTCATTCGTCCTCCGCTACGCGAGCGCATCCTCGTCACACTGTCATCTGTCGACCTGCGTCCCCGCGCGCTGATCGCCAGGGTGCCGTTCGTTGTCTTGGTCATCGGATCGCTCGGTGCAGGTCTGGGAACCACACTGTGGTTGTCGACCGACGCCGCCGAGCGTTCGTATCAGCTCGGAAACGCCCGTGAGACGAATCAGGCTCTGCTGCAACAGAAAGAAGCGCTGGAGCGGGACGTCCTCGAGGCGCAGGCGGCGCCCGCGCTGGCCGAGGCGGCTCGCGGCCTGGGCATGATCCCGTCGCGGGACACCGCGCACCTCGTGCAGGATCCGTCGGGAAACTGGATCGTCGTCGGCACTCCCAAACCGGCCGAAGGCGTTCCACCGCCCCCGCTGAACACGCCGCTTCCCGAGGAAGCGCCGCCCGCACCTCCGCAGGCTCCGGCGGCGCGCGTCACCGAACCGCGTGAACTCACCGTGCGGATACCGGAGCGACCTGCGCTCGTGCCGACGCCCGGCGCCAGCCAGCCCATCCCGGGCATCAGCCAGCCCGTGCCGATCCCCGCGGTCCCACCGGCGGCCACGCCCGGTGTCGAGGTACCGCACGCGACCCAAGGCACGCTGCCCGCACTGGGGCCGCTGCCCGCGACACCAGCGGCACCCTCGGCGCCGGTGATCCAGCAGCCGCTGCAGGTGCCACCGGTCGAGGCTGCACCACAGGCGCCCGGACCCGTCGCGCCGATCCCCGGCGCACCGGCATGA
- a CDS encoding LppM family (lipo)protein produces MLLILIALPALVGCVRIRASMTVSPDDRVSGQIVAAAKPRNDDDKGPQLLNNLTFANKVAVSEYSRDDYVGSQAVFSDLTFAELPQLANMNRDAAGVDIALRRAGDLVILEGRVDLTSLSDSEADVSLSVSFPGEVTSTNGTQVSAEIVEWKLRPGVVSTMNAQARYTDPSARSFTGAAIWLAVGSFLVAGIIGGLAYYNRDQSPRVGERRTESP; encoded by the coding sequence ATGTTGCTGATCCTGATCGCCCTTCCGGCACTCGTCGGATGCGTTCGGATCAGGGCGTCGATGACGGTGTCGCCCGACGACAGGGTGTCGGGACAGATCGTTGCCGCGGCCAAGCCGCGCAACGACGACGACAAGGGCCCTCAACTCCTCAACAATCTGACATTCGCCAACAAGGTGGCGGTCTCCGAGTACAGCCGCGACGACTACGTCGGATCTCAAGCGGTGTTCTCGGACCTCACCTTCGCCGAACTCCCCCAGCTGGCCAACATGAACCGCGACGCCGCCGGGGTGGACATCGCGCTACGACGCGCCGGCGACCTGGTGATTCTCGAGGGCCGCGTCGACCTCACCTCACTGAGCGACTCCGAGGCCGACGTCTCGCTTTCGGTGTCTTTCCCCGGCGAGGTCACCTCGACCAACGGGACTCAGGTGTCCGCCGAGATCGTCGAGTGGAAACTGCGACCCGGTGTCGTCAGCACGATGAACGCCCAGGCCCGCTATACCGACCCGAGCGCCCGTTCGTTCACCGGCGCGGCGATCTGGCTCGCCGTGGGCTCATTCCTGGTTGCCGGGATCATCGGCGGACTCGCCTACTACAACCGCGACCAATCGCCCCGCGTCGGCGAGCGCCGCACCGAGTCCCCTTGA
- the idsA2 gene encoding bifunctional (2E,6E)-farnesyl/geranyl diphosphate synthase: protein MYAAAPSAVELAKAVTEQLRAYLAERRGECAYMGADYGELTAALEEFVLRGGKRLRPAFAYWGWRAVADSPDDRDEEQALRLFSALELLHACALVHDDVIDASATRRGLPTVHRLFSEKHRTNDWHGNSDQFGLSAAILLGDLSLVWADDIVATVDLPIEAHRRVHRIWGAIRTEVLGGQYLDIVAEASGAESVASAMTVNIYKTASYTISRPLQLGVAAAADRPDVQAAFHELGTNLGVAFQLRDDVLGVFGDPAVTGKPSGDDLRSGKRTVLLAEAVELAEKHDPVGAKMLRTSIGTELSDAQVKDLCLLIESVGALAAVEDRIDVLTRRALAILNVAAIDSQAKTGLSELARLAANRTA from the coding sequence GTGTACGCAGCGGCACCGTCAGCCGTCGAGTTGGCCAAAGCCGTGACCGAGCAACTGCGCGCCTATCTCGCCGAGCGCCGCGGCGAGTGCGCCTACATGGGCGCCGATTACGGCGAGCTGACCGCCGCGCTGGAAGAGTTCGTGCTGCGCGGCGGCAAGCGCCTGCGGCCGGCCTTCGCGTACTGGGGCTGGCGCGCGGTGGCCGACAGCCCCGACGACCGCGATGAGGAGCAGGCCCTGCGCCTGTTCTCCGCGCTCGAGTTACTGCACGCCTGTGCCCTCGTCCACGACGACGTCATCGACGCATCGGCGACCCGTCGCGGATTGCCGACCGTGCATCGGCTGTTTTCGGAGAAGCACCGCACCAACGACTGGCACGGAAACTCCGACCAATTCGGCCTGTCGGCAGCGATCCTGCTCGGTGACCTCTCGCTGGTCTGGGCCGACGACATCGTCGCGACGGTCGATCTGCCGATCGAGGCGCACCGTCGCGTGCACCGGATCTGGGGCGCCATTCGCACCGAGGTCCTCGGCGGCCAATACCTCGACATCGTGGCCGAGGCCAGCGGCGCCGAATCGGTGGCATCGGCGATGACGGTGAACATCTACAAGACTGCGTCGTACACGATTTCGCGTCCGCTGCAGCTGGGCGTCGCCGCGGCGGCGGACCGCCCGGACGTGCAGGCCGCCTTCCACGAGCTGGGCACCAATCTCGGTGTCGCGTTTCAGCTGCGCGACGACGTGCTCGGTGTGTTCGGCGACCCCGCGGTGACCGGAAAGCCCTCCGGCGACGATCTGCGTTCGGGTAAGCGCACCGTGCTGCTGGCCGAGGCGGTCGAGCTGGCCGAGAAGCACGATCCGGTCGGGGCCAAGATGCTCCGCACGTCCATCGGCACAGAGCTTTCCGACGCGCAGGTCAAAGATCTGTGTCTGCTCATCGAATCGGTCGGCGCACTGGCCGCGGTCGAGGACCGTATCGATGTGCTCACCCGCAGGGCACTCGCGATCCTCAACGTCGCAGCGATCGACAGCCAGGCCAAGACCGGCCTATCGGAGCTCGCCAGATTGGCCGCCAACCGGACCGCCTGA
- a CDS encoding class II 3-deoxy-7-phosphoheptulonate synthase: MNWTVDVPIDQLPALPPLPDELRQRLDTALAKPAAQQPSWDAEQAKAMRTVLESVPPITVSSEIERLKSLLADVARGEAFLLQGGDCAETFADNTEPHIRGNIRTLLQMAVVLTYGSSMPVIKVARIAGQYAKPRSSDTDALGLKSYRGDMINGFAPDAAVREHDASRLVRAYANASAAMNLTRALTSGGLASLDLVHDWNREFVRTSPAGARYEALAGEIDRGLRFMNACGVNDPNLQTAEIYASHEALVLDYERAMLRLADNSEGEQALFDLSAHYVWVGERTRQLDGAHIAFAEVIANPIGVKLGPTMTPELAVEYVERLDPNNEPGRLTLVTRFGNNKVRDLLPPIIEKVQATGHQVIWQCDPMHGNTHESSTGYKTRHFDRIVDEVQGFFEVHRALGTHPGGIHVEITGENVTECLGGAQDISDSDLAGRYETTCDPRLNTQQSLELAFLVAEMLRD, translated from the coding sequence GTGAACTGGACCGTCGACGTACCCATCGACCAGCTGCCTGCGCTGCCGCCGCTGCCTGATGAGCTGCGGCAACGCCTGGACACCGCACTCGCCAAGCCCGCCGCCCAACAGCCGAGCTGGGACGCCGAACAGGCCAAGGCGATGCGGACCGTCCTGGAGAGCGTGCCGCCCATCACCGTTTCTTCTGAGATCGAGCGGCTCAAGAGCCTGCTGGCCGACGTGGCCCGCGGCGAGGCGTTTCTGCTGCAGGGCGGCGACTGCGCCGAGACGTTCGCCGACAACACCGAACCCCATATCAGGGGCAACATCCGCACCCTGCTGCAGATGGCCGTCGTCCTGACCTACGGGTCGAGCATGCCGGTGATCAAGGTCGCCCGAATCGCGGGCCAGTACGCCAAGCCGCGCTCGTCGGACACCGACGCCCTGGGGCTGAAGTCCTACCGCGGCGACATGATCAACGGTTTCGCTCCCGACGCCGCGGTCCGCGAGCACGACGCGTCGCGGCTGGTGCGCGCCTACGCGAATGCGAGCGCCGCGATGAACTTGACCCGCGCCCTGACATCGGGCGGGCTCGCGTCGTTGGACCTCGTGCACGACTGGAACCGGGAATTCGTCCGGACGTCACCTGCCGGCGCCAGGTACGAGGCCCTGGCTGGCGAGATCGACCGCGGTCTGCGCTTCATGAACGCGTGTGGTGTCAACGATCCCAACCTGCAGACCGCCGAGATCTACGCGTCGCACGAGGCATTGGTGCTCGACTACGAGCGGGCGATGCTACGGCTGGCCGACAACAGCGAGGGCGAGCAGGCGTTGTTCGATCTGTCCGCGCACTACGTGTGGGTGGGCGAGCGCACCCGCCAGCTCGACGGAGCACACATCGCGTTCGCCGAGGTGATCGCCAACCCGATCGGCGTGAAGCTCGGCCCCACGATGACCCCGGAGCTCGCCGTCGAATACGTGGAACGGCTCGACCCGAACAACGAGCCCGGCCGGTTGACGTTGGTCACGCGCTTCGGCAACAACAAGGTCCGCGACCTGCTGCCACCGATCATCGAGAAGGTGCAGGCGACCGGGCATCAGGTGATCTGGCAGTGCGATCCGATGCACGGCAACACCCACGAGTCGTCGACGGGTTACAAGACCCGGCACTTCGATCGGATCGTCGACGAGGTGCAGGGCTTCTTCGAGGTGCACCGCGCGCTGGGCACGCATCCGGGCGGCATCCACGTCGAGATCACCGGCGAGAACGTCACCGAGTGCCTCGGCGGCGCTCAGGACATCTCCGATTCGGACCTGGCCGGGCGTTACGAGACGACCTGCGACCCGCGACTGAACACTCAGCAGTCGCTGGAGCTGGCCTTCCTGGTCGCGGAGATGCTGCGCGACTGA
- a CDS encoding helix-turn-helix domain-containing protein — MSSIPAADDVLDPGEAVYDLPAVADLLGVPVTKVQQHLREGHLIGVRRNGAVVVPKIFFDDTGHVVKSLHGLLVLLHDGGYRETEIVRWLFTPDSSLTIRRDGAADKQANARPVDALHSHQAREVVRRAQALAY; from the coding sequence GTGAGCAGCATTCCGGCCGCCGACGATGTCCTTGACCCCGGCGAGGCCGTCTACGACCTGCCCGCCGTCGCCGATCTGCTCGGTGTTCCGGTGACCAAGGTGCAGCAGCATTTGAGGGAGGGACACCTCATCGGCGTACGTCGCAACGGCGCGGTGGTGGTGCCGAAGATATTCTTCGACGACACCGGTCACGTCGTGAAGAGCCTGCACGGGTTACTTGTCCTGCTGCACGACGGCGGCTACCGCGAGACCGAGATCGTGCGCTGGCTGTTCACCCCGGACTCGTCGCTCACGATCCGCAGGGACGGGGCGGCCGACAAGCAGGCCAATGCCCGGCCGGTTGACGCGTTGCACTCGCACCAGGCCCGTGAGGTGGTGCGTCGAGCCCAGGCGCTAGCTTATTGA
- a CDS encoding DUF3040 domain-containing protein, whose translation MPLSDHEQRMLDQIESALYAEDPKFASSVRGGTLRAPSTRRRLQGAALFVAGLAMLVAGIAIPATRIGDFAILSVIGFIVMFGGVVFAITGPRVAGGGRDRAATDQVGQQRQKRAKGSGGSFTSRMEDRFRRRFDE comes from the coding sequence ATGCCACTCTCCGATCATGAGCAGCGCATGCTCGATCAGATCGAGAGCGCGCTGTATGCCGAGGACCCGAAGTTCGCTTCGAGCGTTCGCGGTGGGACGCTCCGCGCGCCGTCCACCCGCCGTCGACTTCAGGGTGCAGCGCTTTTCGTGGCCGGACTGGCGATGCTGGTGGCGGGTATCGCGATCCCCGCCACTCGGATCGGCGACTTCGCGATTCTGTCCGTGATCGGTTTCATCGTCATGTTCGGCGGCGTGGTCTTCGCGATCACGGGCCCGCGCGTGGCAGGTGGCGGCCGTGACCGTGCGGCCACCGACCAGGTCGGACAGCAGCGGCAGAAGCGCGCCAAAGGCTCCGGCGGTTCGTTCACCAGTCGTATGGAGGATCGGTTCCGCCGTCGTTTCGACGAGTAG
- a CDS encoding protein kinase domain-containing protein, whose product MCFVETHRQSAPLVGTVLDGRYRVDNMIATGGTSSVYRGLDLRLDRPVALKVMESRYAGDQQFLTRFQREARAVARLKDPGLVAVYDQGAGIPGRQAPYLVMELVEGGTLRELLRERGPMPPHAVAAVLKPVLGGLAVAHAAGLVHRDIKPENVLISDDGEVKIADFGLVRAVAEAKITSTSVILGTAAYLSPEQAGTGDADPRSDVYSVGILAYELLTGVTPFTGDNALTVAYQRMDHDVPAPGTVIAGVPAQFDELVLHATARDPQRRYTDAGDMADDLAEIVDDLGLPPFRVPAPSISAQHAAATTVVTAGKPRPAPQHTRELILGNIPPQEPEYQPVSGHHAGVDLDEFYWARQRSKRVLLFWVIAVITLTGLVAAGSWTVGSNIGALL is encoded by the coding sequence ATGTGTTTCGTGGAGACCCACCGGCAGTCGGCGCCGCTCGTCGGGACCGTGCTGGACGGTCGGTACCGCGTCGACAACATGATCGCCACCGGTGGCACGAGCTCCGTGTACCGCGGCCTGGACCTTCGTCTCGACCGTCCGGTGGCGCTCAAGGTCATGGAATCCCGCTACGCGGGCGACCAACAGTTCCTCACGCGTTTTCAGCGCGAGGCGCGCGCGGTGGCCCGGCTCAAGGATCCCGGCCTCGTCGCCGTCTACGACCAGGGCGCTGGAATTCCCGGCAGGCAGGCTCCTTATCTCGTCATGGAGCTCGTCGAGGGCGGCACCCTGCGAGAGCTGCTGCGCGAGCGCGGACCGATGCCCCCGCATGCCGTCGCCGCGGTGCTCAAACCGGTACTCGGCGGGTTGGCGGTCGCGCACGCAGCCGGTCTGGTGCATCGCGACATCAAGCCCGAGAACGTGTTGATCTCCGACGACGGCGAGGTCAAGATCGCCGACTTCGGTCTGGTTCGCGCGGTCGCCGAAGCCAAGATCACCTCCACCAGCGTCATTCTGGGCACCGCTGCCTACCTGTCACCCGAACAGGCCGGCACCGGTGACGCCGATCCCCGCAGCGATGTGTACTCGGTCGGCATCCTGGCCTACGAGCTGCTCACCGGCGTCACACCGTTCACCGGTGACAATGCGCTCACGGTCGCATACCAGCGGATGGATCACGATGTACCCGCGCCGGGAACGGTGATTGCCGGCGTACCAGCACAATTCGACGAACTCGTGCTGCACGCCACCGCCCGCGATCCGCAGCGGCGCTACACGGACGCCGGGGACATGGCCGATGATCTCGCCGAGATCGTCGACGACCTCGGCCTGCCCCCCTTCCGCGTGCCTGCGCCGAGCATTTCGGCTCAGCACGCTGCGGCGACCACCGTCGTCACCGCCGGCAAACCCCGGCCCGCGCCCCAACACACCCGTGAGCTCATTCTCGGCAACATCCCACCCCAAGAGCCCGAATATCAGCCAGTGTCAGGACACCACGCCGGTGTCGACCTCGACGAGTTCTACTGGGCGCGGCAACGCTCCAAGCGCGTGCTGCTGTTCTGGGTGATCGCCGTCATCACGCTGACCGGGCTGGTGGCCGCGGGCTCGTGGACGGTCGGCAGCAATATCGGTGCGTTGCTGTAG
- the rsmH gene encoding 16S rRNA (cytosine(1402)-N(4))-methyltransferase RsmH, which translates to MKLCTTSSDAGLDRLGAHASWPLSDPALAYFPDARSAPSDRDLDARVFTGGLPGGWAMPDEINVPDHGHVPVLLDRCVELLAPALTRNAADGSGAVLIDATLGAGGHAERFLTEFPALRLIGLDRDPNALWIAGERLSAFGDRVLLVRTRYDGIEGALEQSGDWARGGEFAVAGILFDLGVSSMQLDRTERGFSYAVDAPLDMRMDPDAPLTAAEVVNTYDQRTLARLLREFGEERFANRIASQIARRRAIRPFSTTAELVELLYQAIPAPARRTGGHPAKRTFQALRIAVNGELDSLRTALPAALDALTPGGRIVVMAYQSLEDRIVKNQFSAATASRTPQDLPVELPGHEPEFVALTRGAERAGNEEIAINPRSASVRLRALEKVGEPR; encoded by the coding sequence ATGAAGCTCTGCACGACATCATCTGATGCGGGACTCGACCGGCTCGGTGCCCATGCATCGTGGCCTCTGTCCGACCCGGCCCTGGCGTACTTCCCCGACGCCAGGTCCGCACCCTCGGACAGGGACCTCGATGCACGGGTCTTCACCGGTGGCCTACCTGGAGGTTGGGCGATGCCTGACGAAATCAACGTTCCCGATCACGGGCACGTCCCGGTCCTCCTCGACCGCTGCGTCGAACTCCTCGCCCCGGCGCTGACCCGCAACGCCGCCGACGGCAGCGGCGCCGTGCTCATCGATGCGACGCTCGGCGCAGGTGGCCATGCCGAGCGATTTCTCACCGAGTTCCCCGCTCTGCGGCTCATCGGGCTGGACCGCGATCCCAATGCCCTCTGGATCGCCGGCGAGCGGCTGTCCGCTTTTGGCGACCGGGTGCTGCTGGTGCGTACCCGCTACGACGGGATCGAAGGCGCACTCGAGCAGTCCGGTGACTGGGCACGCGGCGGCGAATTCGCAGTGGCCGGCATCCTCTTCGACCTCGGGGTCTCCTCGATGCAGCTGGACCGCACCGAACGTGGCTTCTCCTACGCCGTGGACGCACCGCTGGACATGAGGATGGACCCCGACGCGCCGCTGACCGCGGCGGAGGTCGTCAACACCTACGACCAGCGCACGCTGGCGCGGCTGCTGCGTGAGTTCGGCGAGGAGCGGTTCGCCAACCGGATCGCCTCGCAGATCGCGCGAAGGCGCGCCATCCGGCCGTTCTCGACCACCGCCGAGCTGGTCGAGCTGCTGTACCAGGCGATACCCGCACCCGCCCGCCGCACCGGCGGACACCCCGCGAAGCGGACGTTCCAGGCGCTGCGCATCGCCGTCAACGGAGAACTGGACTCGCTGCGCACCGCGCTGCCCGCCGCCCTCGACGCGCTGACGCCCGGCGGACGGATCGTGGTGATGGCCTACCAGTCCCTGGAGGACCGCATCGTGAAGAACCAATTCTCGGCGGCCACGGCATCCAGGACACCGCAAGACCTGCCGGTCGAATTGCCCGGTCATGAACCGGAATTCGTCGCCTTGACCCGTGGCGCCGAGCGTGCGGGGAACGAAGAGATCGCAATCAACCCACGTAGCGCAAGTGTGCGGCTACGGGCGCTGGAAAAGGTGGGGGAGCCACGATGA
- a CDS encoding alpha-(1->6)-mannopyranosyltransferase A, which translates to MTSSSPAAPSDTSAIGRGISRFVAFATSPEAKPARLGALGAVLIAAGGLGAGSTRLHDPLLESLHLSWLRFGHGLVLSSVLLWVGVALMLLAWLRLGRSVIDRTATEYTMVATTAFWLAPLLLSVPVFSRDTYSYLAQGALLRDGFDPYVVGPIENPNSLLENVSPIWTTTTAPYGPAFILVAKFVTLVVGEDVVAGTMLLRLCMLPGLALLIWAAPRVARHVGADGAAALWICVLNPLVIIHLMGGVHNEMLMVGLMMAAIALTFSGHHFWGVSLIAVAVAVKATAGLALPFMVWVWARDLRHRRGYGPAKSFTAATVASALVFVAVFAVLSLAAGVGLGWLTALAGSVKIINWLTLPTAAANLINVIGSIFMQVNFYAVLDVARIIGIAIIAISLPLLWWRFRHTDREALVGIALVMAVVVLFVPAALPWYYTWPLAVISALTQSRRSIAIIAGLSTWITVIWKPDGAHGMYSWPHVLLATACAAGAWYSLYKTPAVSTARPAEPSIS; encoded by the coding sequence ATGACATCTTCGTCACCGGCGGCGCCGTCGGACACATCCGCCATCGGGCGAGGCATTTCGCGATTCGTCGCGTTCGCGACGTCGCCGGAGGCGAAACCCGCGCGGCTCGGCGCACTTGGCGCCGTGCTGATCGCCGCGGGCGGACTCGGCGCGGGCAGCACGCGCCTGCACGATCCCCTGCTGGAATCGCTGCACCTGTCATGGCTGCGTTTCGGTCACGGCCTGGTGCTGTCATCGGTGCTGCTGTGGGTCGGCGTGGCCTTGATGCTGTTGGCCTGGCTGCGGTTGGGCCGCAGCGTGATCGACCGCACCGCGACCGAGTACACCATGGTCGCGACGACGGCGTTCTGGCTGGCTCCGCTGCTGTTGAGCGTCCCGGTGTTCAGCCGCGACACGTATTCGTATCTGGCGCAGGGCGCACTCCTGCGCGACGGATTCGACCCGTACGTCGTCGGGCCTATCGAGAACCCGAACTCGTTGCTGGAGAACGTCAGTCCCATCTGGACGACCACAACGGCACCCTACGGACCCGCCTTCATCCTGGTGGCAAAGTTCGTGACCCTGGTGGTCGGCGAGGACGTGGTCGCGGGCACGATGCTGCTGCGGCTGTGCATGTTGCCCGGTTTGGCGCTGTTGATCTGGGCGGCGCCGCGGGTGGCCCGGCACGTCGGCGCCGACGGCGCTGCAGCACTGTGGATATGCGTGCTGAACCCGCTGGTGATCATCCATCTGATGGGTGGCGTACACAACGAGATGCTGATGGTCGGGCTGATGATGGCCGCGATCGCGCTCACCTTCAGCGGCCACCACTTCTGGGGGGTAAGCCTGATTGCCGTCGCGGTCGCCGTGAAAGCCACTGCGGGCCTTGCCCTTCCGTTCATGGTGTGGGTGTGGGCACGGGACCTGCGGCACCGGCGCGGCTATGGACCCGCCAAGTCGTTCACGGCGGCGACCGTCGCCTCGGCACTCGTGTTCGTCGCGGTGTTCGCGGTGTTGTCGCTGGCCGCCGGCGTCGGCCTGGGCTGGCTGACAGCACTCGCGGGTTCGGTGAAGATCATCAACTGGCTGACACTGCCGACCGCAGCGGCCAACCTGATCAACGTCATCGGCAGCATCTTCATGCAGGTGAACTTCTACGCCGTGCTCGACGTCGCCCGGATCATCGGCATCGCCATCATCGCGATCTCACTTCCATTGCTGTGGTGGAGGTTTCGTCACACCGACCGCGAGGCGCTGGTCGGTATCGCCCTGGTGATGGCCGTCGTGGTGCTGTTCGTGCCCGCCGCGCTGCCCTGGTACTACACCTGGCCGCTGGCGGTAATCTCAGCTCTGACACAGAGTAGGCGGTCGATCGCGATCATCGCGGGCTTGTCCACCTGGATCACGGTGATCTGGAAACCCGACGGAGCGCACGGCATGTACTCGTGGCCGCACGTGCTGCTGGCCACAGCTTGTGCGGCGGGCGCGTGGTACTCGCTCTACAAAACGCCGGCGGTCAGTACGGCACGACCCGCCGAGCCGTCAATAAGCTAG
- a CDS encoding GNAT family N-acetyltransferase, which translates to MATFLIDLSPSDMQRRLGDALAVYVDAMRYPRGTEDQRASMWLEHTQRGGWKAVAAVEASDLDGPDATPPSAPELASASLLGIAYGYCGAPDQWWQQQVVAGLHRVGADPARIAELMSSYFELTELHIHPRAQGRGLGEALARRLLADRAESQVLLSTPEINGEANRAWRLYRRLGFADIIRGYHFAGDPRAFAILGRALPL; encoded by the coding sequence TTGGCGACGTTTCTGATCGATCTGTCGCCGAGCGATATGCAACGGCGGCTCGGTGACGCGCTCGCCGTGTACGTCGACGCCATGCGCTATCCGCGTGGCACCGAAGACCAACGCGCATCGATGTGGCTCGAGCACACGCAGCGGGGTGGGTGGAAGGCGGTCGCCGCCGTCGAGGCGTCCGACCTCGACGGACCCGACGCGACTCCGCCTTCAGCCCCGGAACTGGCGTCGGCGTCGCTGCTCGGCATCGCGTACGGCTATTGCGGCGCGCCGGACCAATGGTGGCAGCAGCAAGTGGTCGCCGGCCTGCACCGGGTAGGCGCCGACCCGGCCCGCATCGCCGAGCTGATGTCGAGCTACTTCGAGCTGACCGAATTGCACATTCATCCCCGCGCGCAGGGGCGCGGACTCGGGGAGGCGCTCGCCCGCCGGCTGCTCGCCGATCGTGCCGAATCACAGGTTCTGCTGTCGACGCCCGAGATCAACGGCGAAGCGAACCGGGCCTGGCGGCTCTACCGTCGCCTCGGCTTCGCCGACATCATCCGGGGTTACCACTTCGCCGGCGATCCGCGCGCGTTTGCCATCCTGGGGCGGGCGTTACCGCTCTGA
- the mraZ gene encoding division/cell wall cluster transcriptional repressor MraZ: MFLGTYTPKLDDKGRLTLPAKFRDALAGGLMVTKGQDHSLAVYPRAEFEKLARRASQASRSNPEARAFLRNLAAATDEQHPDSQGRITLSADHRRYANLSKDCVVIGSVDYLEIWDSAAWQEYQQTHEENFSAATDEALHDII, encoded by the coding sequence ATGTTTCTCGGCACCTACACGCCGAAGCTCGACGACAAGGGGCGGCTCACACTGCCCGCCAAGTTCCGCGACGCGCTGGCAGGAGGGTTGATGGTCACCAAAGGCCAAGATCACAGCCTCGCCGTGTACCCGCGCGCAGAGTTCGAAAAGCTGGCACGACGGGCGTCGCAGGCGTCTCGGAGCAATCCGGAGGCTCGGGCATTTCTGCGCAACCTGGCCGCGGCCACCGACGAACAGCACCCCGACTCACAAGGCCGGATCACCTTGTCGGCCGATCATCGTCGCTACGCCAACCTGTCGAAGGACTGCGTGGTGATCGGATCGGTTGACTACCTGGAGATCTGGGATTCGGCGGCGTGGCAGGAATACCAGCAGACGCACGAAGAGAACTTCTCCGCGGCCACAGATGAAGCTCTGCACGACATCATCTGA